The region GAGATGCCGCCTGTTGGCGCGAGGGATCCACCTGCACCTCCAGGCAGCGTCGCCAGGAGTCATCAATCAGGCAGCGTAAGGCATTGGGTGGTGGCGTATCTCCAGACAGAAACCGGTCCCATGCAGCCATGATCGTCCGGTTGTTCTGCGGGTTGGATAGCCGCTGGTGTCGTTCGTAGTTGGCCAAATTTGTCTCCTTCAGGCAAGCCCCTTTGTCAGGATGAATTGCCCGACCATCGCGCACAGTATTTTGGCGGTCACACGGCGCTGAATATACGCGGGTAAACCCCTGTTCGATATTCAGTCGGATTCCGAGGAAGCGTCCGGATTTCAGCTGTTTTTTTGCGTTGATACATCACCTTGATGGCGGCCACTTTTCAGTCTTTTCATTGGGAGAACACGTCTTTTCAAGCGCACGCAAAGCCCTTGGCACGGGCTTTGCGAAATGGAGAGTGCGGACAGAAAAATTCTGCCGCTCGATTCGCCGCCAGTGCCATGGAGTCCATGCGCAATGACAGTGTTTTCGAACTGCACTAACCCAATGAGGAGACACCCATATGCAAGTTCAAAGTTCACCCGTCCAGGTGATGGGCATTGATGCCGGGGGCACGATGACCGACACCTTTTTTGTCAGGGAGGACGGCTCGTTTGTCGTCGGCAAGGCGCAAAGTAATCCCGGCGATGAATCACAAGCCATTTATGAGTCGTCGATTGACGCACTGTCGGAATGGAACCGTCAGGTGGATGACGTTTTCCCCGAGCTTCTAACCTGTGTGTATTCAGGCACCGCCATGCTGAACCGCGTGGTGCAGCGCAAGGGGCTCGATGTGGGTCTGATGTGCAACCGGGGTTTTGAAGACATCCACTCCATGGGTCGTGCCATTCAGAGTTACCTGGGCTATGCGCTGGAAGAGCGTATCCACCTGAACTGCCACCGCTACGATGAGCCGTTGGTACCGCTGTCTCGCACCCGTGGTGTGACTGAGCGTACCGATGTGCAAGGCCAGGTGGTGATCCCGCTGCGTGAAGATGAAGTGCGCGTGGCCACACGTGAACTGGTGGCGCGGGGCTCCAAGGCCATTGTCATCAGCCTGCTGCAATCCCACAAGAACGAACACAGCGAATTGCGGGCGCGGGATCTGTGTCGCGAAGAACTCAAAAAAATGGGCGTGGACATTCCGGTGTTTGCCACGGTGGACTACTACCCTTCGCGCAAGGAAACCCACCGCACCAACACCACCATTCTGGAAGCCTATGCGGCAGAGCCCTCTCGTGCCACACTGAAAAAGGTCAGTGACCGCTTCAAGAAACACGGCGCCAAGTTCGACTTGCGGGTCATGGCCACCCACGGCGGCACCATTGGCTGGAAAGCCAAAGAGCTGGCACGTACCATTGTGTCGGGTCCGATTGGCGGCGTGATTGGCTCCAAGTTTTTGGGTGAAAAACTCGGTTACGACAACATCGCGTGCAGCGACATTGGCGGCACCAGTTTTGACATGGCCATCATCACCAAAGGCAACTTTGCCATTCAGTCCGACCCCGACATGGCACGGCTGGTGTTGTCTTTGCCCCTGGTGGCGATGGATTCGGTGGGTGCGGGGGCGGGCAGTTTCATCCGTATTGATCCGTACAGCAAGGCCATCAAGCTCGGGCCTGACAGCGCCGGGTATCGGGTGGGTATGTGTTGGGCCGACAGTGGGTTGGACACCGTCTCCGTCTCGGACTGTCATGTGGTGCTGGGTTACCTGAATCCGGACAACTTTTTGGGCGGTGCGATCAAGCTTGACGTGGAACGGGCACGCAAATACCTCAAGGAGCAAATCGCCGACCCGCTGGGTTTGACGGTAGAAGATGCTGCCGCAGGCGTGATCGAACTGCTGGACTTGAACCTGCGTGAATACATGCGTTCGGTGATCAGCGCCAAGGGCTACAACCCGGCGGACTTTGTCTGCTTCTCTTACGGCGGGGCCGGGCCAGTTCACACCTATGGCTACACCGAAGGTCTGGGCTTCAAGGACGTGGTGGTGCCCGCCTGGGCCGCCGGGTTCTCGGCCTTCGGCTGCGCCTGTGCCGAGTACGAGTACCGTTACGACAAGAGTGTCGATGTCGGTGTGGGTCCCAACGCCACTGACGACGAAAAAATTGCGGCCTGCCAGACCCTGACCGAGGCATGGGCGGAACTGTCGGCCAAGGTGATTGAAGAGTTTGTCATCAACGGCTTCAAGCCGCAGGATGTCTTGTTGCGCCCTGGTTATCGCATGCAGTTCATGGGGCAACTCAACGACCTTGAAATCAGCTCCCCCATCGCCAGCGCCTCGACCCTGGCCGACTGGAACAAGATGGTCAAGGCCTTTGACGACACCTATGCACGGGTCTACGCCTCATCCGCCAGTTCACCTGAATTGGGTTTTGGTGTCACCGGCGCGATCATGCGTGGCAGTGTGATTTCTTCCAAGCCGGAGCTTCCCGAAGAGCCCGATGCAGGCCCGGTGCCACCGGCATCCGCCAAGATTGGCAG is a window of Rhodoferax lithotrophicus DNA encoding:
- a CDS encoding hydantoinase/oxoprolinase family protein: MQVQSSPVQVMGIDAGGTMTDTFFVREDGSFVVGKAQSNPGDESQAIYESSIDALSEWNRQVDDVFPELLTCVYSGTAMLNRVVQRKGLDVGLMCNRGFEDIHSMGRAIQSYLGYALEERIHLNCHRYDEPLVPLSRTRGVTERTDVQGQVVIPLREDEVRVATRELVARGSKAIVISLLQSHKNEHSELRARDLCREELKKMGVDIPVFATVDYYPSRKETHRTNTTILEAYAAEPSRATLKKVSDRFKKHGAKFDLRVMATHGGTIGWKAKELARTIVSGPIGGVIGSKFLGEKLGYDNIACSDIGGTSFDMAIITKGNFAIQSDPDMARLVLSLPLVAMDSVGAGAGSFIRIDPYSKAIKLGPDSAGYRVGMCWADSGLDTVSVSDCHVVLGYLNPDNFLGGAIKLDVERARKYLKEQIADPLGLTVEDAAAGVIELLDLNLREYMRSVISAKGYNPADFVCFSYGGAGPVHTYGYTEGLGFKDVVVPAWAAGFSAFGCACAEYEYRYDKSVDVGVGPNATDDEKIAACQTLTEAWAELSAKVIEEFVINGFKPQDVLLRPGYRMQFMGQLNDLEISSPIASASTLADWNKMVKAFDDTYARVYASSASSPELGFGVTGAIMRGSVISSKPELPEEPDAGPVPPASAKIGSRPFYRHKKWWDAQIWSMEALKAGNRVVGPAIVESPSTTFIVPFGFETYCDAHRLFHLKEVK